The DNA region CTTCCCTCAGCTGGAGAAGCCCAAAAGGTGAGAAGTTCACAGGTGATGTGGCCATGTGAAGCTGCTCCCCCATTGCATGGGCTCCTATGTTGGGTTTAGGTCGTTTTGGGCCATCTGAGCTCAAATGGTTTGCTCCCGGTCACAGGAACCTGCGTCGCTCCAAAGGACGGTGAAGAAAACGCGGAGGTTTGTGGTGGATGGGGAGGAGGTGAGCGTGACAACCGCTGGGACCGTCGGCAAGGCTGGGGCAAGGGACGAGATGGTGCGATCGGCTCGGTGAGTAATGAtggtggtgggggggggggcactgggCTTCTCCCACACATTTCTGGCTGAGGAGGACCAGGGGCAAAGGGGAGAAGGTGCTGgagacctggggggttcagctggagaacaggagctgtggggagaccttctgatctgtgaactgcctgaaaggagcttggagccaggggggtcgggctctgctccccaggaacaagcgccaggagcagaggaaacggcctcaagttgcccaggggaggctgaggttggatctggggaacaatttcttccccaaagggctgtggggcattggaacaggctgcccagggcagtgctggagtcaccatccctggagggttggacagacggacatgaggttctcaggacatggggcagtgccaggggtgggttatgggtgGACTCAATTACCCTCAGTGTCTTTTCCAGCCCAAATGATTCTCTGAGTTTATGACTCCCCGAACCCTCAGGCGCCAGGAGCTGCGCGCGCTGCGGGTGCTGCAGAAGGAGGAGCAGCGAGCCCAGAGCCAGCTGGAGCAGAAGTTCCACCAGCAGCGGGAGCTGATGTTCCGTCACATCGAGCAGGAGATGATGGTAACCAGCACATTGTCCCTTGTCACCATGGGACAGCAATGTGCGATCAAGGGGGTGCTGGAGTCCCACTGAGATGCTGGGTCTGGGTGGGTTTGGTGGCTTTGGTGGCCGCTTGTAGTCCCTGCAGCCCTGTTAACCATACCTGTGTGGCAGAGCAAGAAGGAGTTCTACGACCGGGAGGTGGAGAGCTTGGAGCGGCGCTGCCAGCAACTGAGGGAACGTCAGGAGCTGGAGTACACAGCAAGGCTGCAGGATGAGGCCAAGcgcctcaagttgctccaggaGAAGGACAGTGGGAGGAGGATGCAAGAGCTGAAGGGCAATGGGAGAGAGGTGAGGGCTGGGGCAGCGCCGGTGCCACCAGGAGCTTGGGGACCATCTTGGTTGTGTTTTGCGATGAAGTCCCCGCATCGCTTGCCGCAGGAGCAGCggttcctgcagcagcagcaggaggaactCAACGCAGCCCTGCAGAGGGTTGTCCAGGAGCACAAGAAGAGGATGATGTCCATCGACTGGGAGTGCAGCAGCAAGATCCACAGCCTCAGGAGAGGTGGAgagggctgggaggaggaggatggaggggaGCAGCGCGGTCTGGGTTGGGGGTTTTGGGAGGTGGTGACGCTACTGCGGTCTTGCCCGGCAGCCCGCGAGTCGGTGGTGTGGAGCATGGAGCAGGGGCACCTCCAGGAGAAGTACCAGCTCTTCGGGCAGCAGGTGAAGGAGCAGCATgcgctgcagcagcagcagctccgcaAGCGCCATGAGAAGGTGAAGTGGGAACCGGTGGTGATGTTCCCCGGCTCTGTAGGGTCCTGGCTCACCCTCCTGCCCCTGTCCCAGGAGATGGAGAGGGTGAAGCGCTTCCACCAGTTCCTGCTGGAGGATCTGAGGAGCCAGCATGCGCAGGAGCGGGCCCAGCTGCTGAAAAGCCAACGCTGCAATGCCAAAACCCATCTGGCCCTCTTCAAGGAGAACCTGAAGAGCCAGGAGGCCAGCGGGGCCAAGCAGAGGGCCAAGCAGGTACAAGGACCTGTCTTCCCCAAAGTCCCCGAAATGCAGCAAGCTCTGGGTTttggggcaggggagggtgaCACAGGCTTGTCCCCACCGTAGTTCCTGCAGCACGAGGAGCGACGGCAGCGAGAGGcggtgcagcagctgcaggagcagcagatgcagcagatgcaggagctgcagcagcaacaggctgagagcctggcagagctggagcagatgcAGGTACAGGGATGGCTGCAAAACTGTCCCCCTGGGGGCTTCCACACCCTTgtgacccctcctcaaacacttctcatgccaagaaagcccttgaggtgctggagtaagttgagagaagggaatggagctggtgaggggctggagaacaagtgtgatgggagcggctgagggaaccagaataggaccagaggaaacagcctcaagttgcaccaggggaggttgaggttggatctgggaacaatttcttccccaaagggctgtggagcattggaacaggctgcccagggcagtgctggagtcaccatccctggagggttggacagatggacatgaggttctcaggacatgcggcagtgctggggtgggggtaatggttggacttgatgatctgaaaggtcttttccaacccaaacgatTCTCTGAttccttcccatttctctcCCAGAGTGAGAAGATGAGCCTCTTGGCCGAGCAGGAGAGGAGGCAGCTGGGgcggctggagcaggagcacgCCATGGAGCTCAGCCAGTGGAAGCAACGCCTGGCTGCACGCAAGGAGGTGAGAACATCTCCCCCCATCTCTGCCCATCTCACAGGACACGATGGAGGGGGACAAGCCCCTGTGACGTGGGACATGATGCTTTTCTCCTCCAGATGctggaggaggagctggggaacTCGCTGTTGGTGCAGCAGCGGGGAGGGCTGCCCAGCGCCCGCAGCAGAAACAGGATCAGCCGCTTCTTCCACCTCCCGTCCTGACACCACGCTGGGGTgactggggacaagggacaggcagctgcctggggacagTACCACGGCTCTGCTCGGAGGTGGGATGGAAGGATCTCGAGGGTGACACAAGGACCAGCTGCCCTGGGGGTGCTGAGATGCCGGGCAGGACATGATGCAGATCTCGGGGGGTGGTGTGGGGGTCCAAAACCCCTCACTGTGCTGGAGGGGTGGAGTGAAGCAGGAGCTGCCACCCCCGAGGACCCTTGGGGGTGTCACCCCACTGGTCTCCAAGCTGGGGATGCAGAGGTGTTGCTGGAGCTTCCTGCACGGAGCTCCCCTCAGCTGAATGGCAACTCGAGGAAATACATCCTTTCTTTGTTAATTAAGTCCCTGTTTGtgattattttccttaaaaactcTTATTTTGCATCCTTTGCGCAACTTGGGCCCCACCTTAGGGACAAGGTGACAGCCTGGAGCCAGCACTGGAGCCGGGTCCAGGCCCCACCACCCTGCCCAGAGCTGTTCTCACCAAACTCATCAGCGCGCTGAGGGCACTAATTAACCCTAATGGCCTGAACCAGCCTCCCAGGGGGCCTTGAGCCACCTTCGtggcccagcagctccagcagagctcagctcaAGCACTCCAGTCCCTGCCAGAGCTGCACTGGTAACACTGGTGTCCTACCTCATCACCTCAGacagaacaggagctgaggggagaccttctgatctctgaactgcctgaaaggagcttggagccaggggggttgggctctgctccccaggaacaagcgccaggagcagaggaaacggcctcaagttgcgccaggggaggttgaggttggatgaggttctcaggacatggggcagtgccagggctgggttatggaTGGACttgattttaaaggtcttttccagccaaaatgattctattattctgtcTCAACGTCCCAACTCCGAAGTATTTATTATCTCTAATTTGCACTTTATTACCTTTAATCTCAGTATACAAAGCCAAATCATTTCAGGGAAAGAATAAGACTGCACGAGGAACTGGAGAGACAAGTAACAGTCAGTTCATGGACTGGGAATGAGTCAGACAGACTGAGGAGCCTTTTGCTCCCAGGCACTGGTGGTTCACAGTGATATGGAGGATCTCCAGACCCAGCAAAGAGCTGATGGATCGAACATGGCAGAGCTGCAACCGTTCAGCTGTGTTTATGTAGGACCACCTTGACTTAAAAGTCTCCCTGAGGTGCAGAGGCTGGTGGGATTTCTCAGCAACGGTGCTGGGAGGAGATGAAGCTGCCACTGATGAGAATCCGGAGTGAGCGGCTGTCAGCCGGGAAGCCAAGCGCTGCTCTGCACTGGCTTAGTTGCCTTGTTTCACCAGGACATCAGACAAGTCCTCTGTGTTCTTCAGCTGCAGATTCTGGGAATAGAAAAGTAAAGGTAAGTTGAACCAAACTGAACTCTTCACTGAGTCTGAAGGCCTGGCAcaaaaaacaattaaacaaaccaaaaaccccaaccaaccaaacaacaaaacccaacaaaaccacaTGATGAAGGTTCAGAACAACCCCAGCCCTGTGTGTCGCTTCGGAGTCTGAAACACTCGCAGCACTTAGAACGACACCAAGCAACGAAGCACTCACCCCTCTTCTGCCAGACTCACAGACAAGGAAGGACAGACAGTGGTTAGGCTGGAAATGCTGCGAGCACTTAACCCCAGGCTGCTGTTCCCAGCGCACCAGCCTGATTTATGTTCCCTGGAAGAAAACAGCCCTGTACCCAGCGCCTCTCACCGTGCGTTTCCCCCGTGCACTGTGCTCACCTTCTCGTTCGCCAAATGAAGGAGGCAGAGGaaggccaaggggacagagaggTTTTTGGCCATCACCAACGGCAGCCTGCGCAAGAGACGGGAGGGGGTTACCACAGCCCAACAGACGGAGCGTGTCCCCACGGACCACGTCGCCAAAGATCAGCTCTCCCTCAGGGACCTGGTTTTCTCTACATCTCCCTTCCCACTAGCAAAGAATTCGCCAAGCTGAACACAAGCTGTAGCTCCCCCACACAAacccagagagcaagagaagagatttattcttttttccctgcCAGGTTGTTACAAACACAGCAgaggtcggcgtttgccccccAGCTCAGCTGAAATGTCCCCATCTTCAGCCCAGCCTCTCTTTTGGGGCTCTCTACCTGTGAAGCAGATCCTTTGCGAGGCCGCTGAGTGTCTTCTCACCCACTACCGCCGatgtctcctcttcctctgcatCTCCTTTCTGTTTAGCAAAAACACAGACACTGCTGAGGCTGACTTTTGCTCTGCAGTACTCAGAGAAAAACGAAGACTTCCAGAGAGGAATTGCTGCTAAACCTGCCCAAGACCATCTCTGCAGGAGTTAAACGTGGTTTCCTGCAGGGGTTTCTCTTAATCTCAGGCCTATTGAGGTATTTGGCTCCCCTGCACTTACCTCTGTCactgtttctgtcttctgtccATCTGTCAAGAGGTTCCACGTCTCTGTTTTCAACCTCTTCACGTCCATTTTCTTGGCTGTCTTTGCATAGGGAATCACTATCTTATTGACCTGAGGAAAAGGAGCCCAGGCTTAGCTGAGAGTAACCAAGCAGAAGCAGAACTATCTTTGATCAGAACCACAGGAACAATCAAATATGGTTCTCTTGGGGAATAATGGTGAACTCTACCTGACTGCTAAACCTTTGATTTTTAATTCCTTCGTCTTACACCAGGGTTCATCTGGGAATAAAGCGTCCAGCAGCAAACCCAGGAGATCCCGCACCAGGGAAACTGCTGTCTCAGGACTCAGAACCACCTGAGGTGTTGAAGTTTTGCTCCAGACCTGCCCAGCGAGCAGCTCGGTGACAACACGCGTCCTCACCTTCTGTGGCTCAGCAACGAGGTTCAGCTCTCCGTACGCCGTGATATCGATATCGCCGACAACCCCGTTGAACTGAGTCTCTCGACCCTCCGGGTGGGCGGTGAGGTTGAACACCCCGGCCTGGCCCACGAATTCGATGAGGTCATGATCATCATCGCTGTCTGCGGCCTGATGGAGAAGAGATCCAGCAGTGAAGCCACTCGGAGACATTTTTGAGAAGCCAGAGATGTCCCACACTGAGATAACAAGAGCACAGCGGGGTGGTGACACCTGCCCAGCTTCCCAATGGAACAAGTTCTTTCTTAGCCTCTTAGGCTGGACTAAGGCTAAACCCAAGGGAGATCTAGAGCGCAGGATATCAGAAGACTGTTCCACACAGAAAGATAAGAGACAAGGGCTCTCCTGCTGAGACTTGTCACAAACACACGGAAGGCAGCTCTGGCCTGGTGGAAAGTTGAAGCTTTATAAGAAATCTGCTTCAACAAGAACCTGAAACAACTGGGAGTAAATCTCACTGTGCAGAGATGACTGCAATGGCATTTAGTCCTGTTTTAGGACACAGGGATATGGAAAAGGCTGGAATGGAGTTTCTGCAGCAAACTGGCTGGCAAACACCAAAGGCAGAGAGTTTAGTTGGTATCGTTAGTgaggggacagagcagaggCTCCTACAGCTTTGTCGTAATCTGCAGCGCCAGTTCTTTCTCCCTAGTAATTAATTCTGGACACGGATTCTTCCTAAATTATTCCAATCAAATGCaggcaacagaaagaaaacttgtTCCTGTTACCTGCAACGCAGGGCAGAAATTGGAGGTGTCGTTGGGGTTGTTGTAATCGTACTCGCCGATCTCTTCTTCATAATCCATCAAGCTGTTCGGCTTAGACGTCCTGCAGACCTACGGAGACAAAACCGGggtgaggaaaggaaaaaaccactAAATCCTTCCCCTTGTTCCTTCATCCATCCCCagcctgctcttcctcctccttcttacCTTAACAGAAGGTTTGAGGAACAGCTGGACCATGTTGTTGGGGTCATAGTTAAAGTCTGGGGGAAGTGTGGTGCTCCTCACATTCTGGCCTTCCAAAATGGATTTGGCAAGAGTTACCACTGCCTGGGGAAAGTAAGAAATGCCGTTACCCACGAGCTATCCACTACTCGAAGGATTAATGTGCAAATAAGTGGTCTGAACACAGATTTTTGTCTGAAAGGGGACAAGTTCTGAGGTGTCTCCAAAGAGGAAACCCACACTGGTCCAGTCAGTGCAGCCAGTGGTTTCTGAGCAGCGTCCCGGGACCTGCAGCATCTCttgggctgccagggcacaaGCCAGGAAGAATCCAGCCTGATTCTCCACCCCAAGGTTGGTAAAACTGTTTACTTTTAACGCAACCTGGAGTCAGAAGGCTCTGCACCAAAAAACTGGGCTTACAGACCTGGTTTCATGGAGTATAAGATAAGCCATTTGCCAACAACAGTTCCAAGTCAGACTGATACAGCAAAAGAGAGAGCAGGAAGCAGCAGAAACTCCACATGTACCTTGGTCCTACGAAAATGTGCATCAAAGTCAATATCCTCATCGAAGTTTATTTCAAATGCTGTCTTTGCACTccttttcttggtctctttttcAGAGTCAGCATCTGctgcaggagggaaggaaacTGTCAGGGCTTGGTGACAGGTAAGGACAACGAGCTCGCTCCCAACTTGAGCATCTGCTCCACACAGAGAAGTCACTTGTGAGGACTTTGCCTTTTGTTACGGGAAAGCAATCGGTGGTGTTCTCAGTTTCCTGTTTAAAGGGATCTGTAGCTTTGTATAGAAGCAGAAAGTGTAATTTAATCTGCAGTTTTTACACAGAAAGTGGGAAACGATAGGAAGAGCTGTGTTAGTGTCACCTATTGCTGCACTGAGAGACACCCTCAGCTCTGAGCATcataaacaaacccaaaaaataGAGGATCGACAAGCGACCAAGAGCCTTCGTGGTGTCGGAACTCAGTCCTGCTTTTCCTTGGGCTAGAAAAGAACCACTTGGGCTTGTCTCGCTCTCTGTTCCTATTTTGCGACTCAGTTGCCACCCATCCCCAAAGGTAAGCAGGACCTGGCAGTAGCATACAAGCTGCCGTCTCTAAATACATACATTTGTGTCGAGGTTTGAAACGCCAGTGCTCTGGGCCAGCCCACATGGAGAGAGTTCGGGGGCTGAAGTACGAATATTCCCCTGGTTTCATGGAGAGATGATGGCACATGGTCTCGATGTCTCCATCTCCCAGAGAAATCACATCGGTTCTGGAAAGAGCACACGTTGCTCAGTGAAATCATCCCAGGACTCCTGCTCTTTAATCAACGAATGGTACGGGGGGTGTTGTTTGTCTGGAGTCTGCCCAAAACAGAGGTGGATTTGCCAAAAGCAAATCCTTTGGCTGGAAACTGGGCAGTGGAGCGAGCAGACAAGCTCATTTTGGGGAAATGTGACGACATGAAAAGCTTCTCTTGGAGGGCAGAGATGTTACTGTTACACATTCCTGAAACTTGAGCAGAAATTCAGCTATAGCCAGATGGGAAACATACACACAGCAAATTAAAGATTGCCCAGCAAGCTGCCAGTTGTCGCTTGCTATCGAAGCCCAGCTACAGATTTTCAGTGACTACTTACATCTTGCTGTTGCAGACTGTTCCAAAGGAGGTGAGTTTTCCTGTCAATTCCACAGCCTTGTCTGCTCCTGTGCTCCTGGGCGAGTTGCAACTGAAGTCGTCATCTGGCAGTGGGGCAGCACAGTCTTCCACATCACTGTCTACCTCTGCATTAATATCGAACGCTAGGTCGCTCTTCTTAAATTTATCCAACAGGGCTGACACGgactgcaggagaagaaagcgCTCAGGAAAAGAAATTGCAGGGTATCAATGGCCCCACAGCCTGGTGTATCTTGGAGATCGCTTTGGAGGTGAGTGCAGAATCTGGCTCAAATATCTCACCTGGCACAGAGCTACTCAACGTACCTCATCGTGGGATTCGATATCCCACTTTGTAAACTGGAAACCAGCCAGCGAAGAGCAGATGGGGAGTTTTTCAACACACTGCGCTAGCAAGGCTAGAGTAAGGGAGAGCAAGGGAGAGACATTAGATACAGGGTTAAGCAACCAGCACTTAAAACAAGTGCCAGGGATTAAATCATTCTTAAAGCCACACAGGTAGGCAGCCCTTCTTGCACATAGGGCAGTGCAGGGCTCACTGCAAAAGCAGTCGGGCTCATTTCTCAGCAGAAGGGAAGAGTTCAGTTGCTGCCCTAACTCAAGGGTGGGCATAACGCTGGGAATCGTTTCAGAGCAGCAGGGTTTGGTAGGAGGCACAGGCTCAAAATGCTCTCAGAAGGTCAGTCCTTGACCTGGAGCACTCTGATCTCAACTGCTGCACAGCTCAGATCACGTATTTGCTGTGTGATGGACCTCCCAGAGGTTAAGCTACACAGAGTGATCTAAAACCTACAAAGGTCTTGTTTTCCCAGCAACAAGTCTCAGCTAGATCAGGATCAGAGCAGTGGTAGCCAAGCAGTGAACAAAAGCACAGGTAAAGCTGGCTGAGACGAAAATGAGCACTCCTGGGAGATGAAAAGGTTCAAAAGGCCTGGACGGGTCCCTTTGCTTAGTGATTATCGGCACTTACGCTTTAAATCTGTCACATTCACAGGATCAGAGTTTGGCAGTGTGGGCGTTTCTGAAGAAGGGAGAGGGACGATGTGCAAGTCAAAGAGGAGCTTGCTGTGGCAGCCTTGGGTGCGCAGCCCCGTGAGGAAAATGCCGGCTGTGCTGCATTCATCAAACGATGCGGCTGTTTTCTGGAACATGGGATCAACCTACAGATAAGGAAGCAAGAGGAGAATCAAGGAATGGAGTAGATGGAGGAGGTGAAGCAGGTCTCTGCGGGAAATTTTCGAGTACAGATCCGAAGGGAAAACAACCCATGCATCTCTTTCAGTGAGGAGAGGCCTCTTGCAGCTTCCTCACACAGAATATACGTGACTAGGAACGATCTTGCTACAATAGCAGAATTCACAGACGTGCGTGTGAATGTTAGAGCCCAAGAGAGGAACGCgcaataaagaaaacaatagaaatgagaaagaggaGGCGATGTTTCCTTTCCTCCACCAGAACGCAGCTGGTACAGCAGCCCCCCCTCCACCCACCTCACATCTGCGATTGGCTTCTGACACATTGATGTTATTCAAGTTCTGCTCGATGGTTTTGAAtgagtgttttttctttgtctgcacTCTCTTGACAGCCTCAGGAGCCAGACTGTGctctaaaaggaaaagaagaacaagTTACACTTAGAAAACTTGCTAAAATACTGTACAGAGGGGTAGCTCAATTTTTTTAGTaccaaaatgacaaaaaaaaacccagtgggCATGAAGTTACCCAGGTATCTATTAGCATAAACCACCAATGTTTCATTGGCTggatgctgcattttttttaatccattctaTTCTATCTTAGCAGCACATTTGTGTTTCAAAGCAAAGGACAGCAAACAATGAGGCACTTCATGCTTAATATTTCAGTTTAGGCCACCTTTGGTTTGCATTCAAATTTGACAGGTGAAATAATCAAATACAGGACTGAGCAACAGATTCAGGTTCTTAGATCTCAAGGACTCGGGCAAAGTAATTTGCAATTTCCAAGCTGTGTGGGAATAAGGGagaagaactgaaaatacaCTTGAGCGACTGCAGCTAgggtgtagaaaaacacatgTATCACACTAATTGTTGCTTAGTCTTGTGTGCTtcacaagtagaacctctgtgtttagatGACAGGCCTGTGAAAGTCTTAAAGGCACCTTATCAAGCTTCCTTGAAATTCTTTTAGGCGAAGATCAAAGCAGTGCGTTAAACTGTGCCTGCGTGAATCCctaatatacaggtaaaatgaGGTTTGTGGTTCTTCTAAACAAGGACTGAACTAAACAGCGCCTGTGTCTCTGCTTGTGTGACCTCTGCCCAGGAAGCTTAGgtgcttttctttcagagatCCCCTGTTTAGCGaggcaattaaaataaatttgctcttgGTGCTGCATCTGGTTTGCGGTTGTTCCTGCGACCTGCCTGTGGTGGCTCACACACCAGCtcttgaaaaatgaagttagtgGTACCTTCCTAGATgtacaaaatgttttgaaattcaCCAGTGCTATGTAAGAACACTAACATTTCTCTTACATGCAGGTAGAAGAACAgcttaacagaaaataaagaattagcACACCTTCCTCTGGGCTGTCCGTGTTTTCTGTAGGGGCCGAGTCCTTGCCCAAGCCTCCAAGCACTTTGTAGGTGTCTGTGTGGACAACGTCCACGCGCATGGCATAAATCTTCGCACTGGCATCGAGTGTGCCAGCTGCCACCTGCCAGGAGCGACAAAAGGTGCAATTTTTAGTTATAAAGGTAAAAAGTGTCATCCAGAAGACACAAATGCAGAAGACAAGCTGCAGACTGTACTTCTGAATGCTCTGTGTTACCAGCAAAATTGTGAACAActagagaagcagaaaagtgcaGATTTGCATCTGCCAAGAGCCTCTTTCCTTCATGCTGCCTTTTGGGTTCCTCCTCTTGGTATTATACTATTTTCCTAAATTACAAAGTCAAAACAGGTCAAGCGGAAGAGTTGCCAAGGATCTTTTTGATTGCAGACCCCCCAGAAGGTGAAAGACCCCTCACTGAAAACCTGTGCACTGATTCCCATCCCTTCCTCAGTTTCATCAACCACTGTGAGGCCATGTTCACGTGTTTTTTCATCTGAGAATCCAGTTTTCCCTCCCCGCATCAGTGAACTATTAAAGTGAGTCTTTGCCCTGGCAAGTTCTTATTCTGATCCCTCCAAGATCAAATTAAGCACAGGAGTTTGCCACAttcacttcctttcttttccagccTTGTTTTGTTACTAGTTACAACACCCAGTATTTACCTCAGAAGCCTCacaattcttatttttaaacaagctcTTTGGAAAGACCATAACTGAAAGTATTCAGCCTTTAATTTCTGTGGTACAGAGGGATTCAACACTAAGCTTCTGCAAAAAGTGGCTGTGATGCCTCTACCAGATATTTTTAGTTACCTTCAGCATTATTTGAGGTTTGTTGTTGACAAAACCTTAGGATAAATGCCAGTTGGAAACAAAGTACCAACGTGACCAGACTCACCTTGAAATTGGTCAGTTCAGAGTTCCTTTGCTTGAGGATTTGATTAATATAGTCTATCAGGTGTAAGCCAAAGGCGTTCTTCATGgtgattttctgaaataaaacacaggtCAGAACCGATCCTCTGGCAAATGACACCTGTCAAAACTGTGTGAACCCTCATCCCACAGGGATATTTACAGGACCTAGGGGATACACCTCTGTTATGAGGACAGGCTCAGAGAGTtagggtgttcagcctggagaagagaagctctggggagaccttattgcacctttctggacttaaaagaggctgataagaaagatggggacagacttttgagtgGGggctgttgcgataggacaaggggtgatggttttaaagagggagagattcaggctggatataaaaaattgttgcccctgagggtggtgagagcctggcccaggttcccagagaggtggtggatgaaccatccctggagacatcccaggccaggctggacggggctctgagcaacctgagctgttgaagatgtccctgctcatggcagggggggcactgggggagatgGGAATGTCCCTTCAACctaaaccattctgtgactctatgataCAGCTCCTGACACATACTATTTTGTTACCACTGGGAAGGGAGCAACAGAAATCCAGATCTGGCCATGGCTTGGATCAGGGGGCTTAGAAGAAGAATAACCATATATCCATGGCTCAAGGAGTTTAAAATCCCTCACAGCCTTACAGCCACGGCTGGGATAAGTAGTGTGTGCGGGGCCAGGATCAGGAGCCCTCCCCACGTTTGTCCCCACTCACGTTCTCGGTGGAGAGCTTGAGGCAGGTGCTGTAGTGGTCCGAGATCTGGGCATTGGTCCACTGGGGGAGGGCTGGCTGCCATGCCTCCACCTGTCTGGAGGGGACACGCTGCTTTGGGGACCCTCCTCCACTGTGTGCCCCATCACAACCCTTTGCGATCCCTCATAACCCCTTAGAATCCCTCACAATCCCCCACATCCCCTCATAGCTCCTCACAACCCCTCACAGTCACTCAGGATCCCTCATAACCCCTCAGAGTCCTTCACATCCTCTCATAGTCCCTCAGGATCCCTCATAATCCCTCACAGTCCCTCACACCGGGCACGCCCGTACCTGGTGAGTGGTGACGAGACAGCCTGAGGCGAGTCGATGCTGCCGAGCCGTAGATCGGCGGCCTTAGAGCGCCGGCGCTGCAGCCTCTCCCGTTCATCATCGTTCCCGGGGCACTCTGCCAGCACGGGGGTGCCGAGTGCCCGCGGGGCGGGGTACGCGGCCGGGACCCGCTGGGGTGTCCTGACGCTCATCCCGACAGCGGCGAGCGGGCCTATCCCTCACCTCCCCCAGGGCGCGCCACAGCCCCGCCCACTCCTCACTTATCCACCAATCACCGCGCGGCTCGGCCGCCCGACGACCAATGGGACGCGCGGAAATCCACCTCCCCCTTCCCGCCCCGTCGCATTTGAATCGCCGCGCGCCCTAGCAGCGCGCATGCGCCGAGGCGTAACGGCCGCGGCAGTGGGCGGGGTGAGTCCCCTCAGTCCGCCCGGGGCGGGCGGCTGTTCTGCCCGCGGTTCCTGTCAGGGACCGGCCGCTTTCTCGCCTCGGTGCCCCGGGGTTGCGTCCTGAGGGGCGGCACCCACCGCCGGGGGTGCCCGGGCTACTATTGCAGCGGTTAACCGCGGGCAAAGCCCGCCTCGGAGGAGGAAGAGCCGCCAGAGCTGTCCCGCTGAGGTACTGCCCGCCCCCCTCAGCCGCCCTCCGCCGTCTGTGGGTCCTTGTGATCCCCCCCACCGGAGGC from Columba livia isolate bColLiv1 breed racing homer chromosome 25, bColLiv1.pat.W.v2, whole genome shotgun sequence includes:
- the NCAPH gene encoding condensin complex subunit 2 isoform X2 — encoded protein: MSVRTPQRVPAAYPAPRALGTPVLAECPGNDDERERLQRRRSKAADLRLGSIDSPQAVSSPLTRQVEAWQPALPQWTNAQISDHYSTCLKLSTENKITMKNAFGLHLIDYINQILKQRNSELTNFKVAAGTLDASAKIYAMRVDVVHTDTYKVLGGLGKDSAPTENTDSPEEEHSLAPEAVKRVQTKKKHSFKTIEQNLNNINVSEANRRCEVDPMFQKTAASFDECSTAGIFLTGLRTQGCHSKLLFDLHIVPLPSSETPTLPNSDPVNVTDLKPLLAQCVEKLPICSSLAGFQFTKWDIESHDESVSALLDKFKKSDLAFDINAEVDSDVEDCAAPLPDDDFSCNSPRSTGADKAVELTGKLTSFGTVCNSKITDVISLGDGDIETMCHHLSMKPGEYSYFSPRTLSMWAGPEHWRFKPRHKYADSEKETKKRSAKTAFEINFDEDIDFDAHFRRTKAVVTLAKSILEGQNVRSTTLPPDFNYDPNNMVQLFLKPSVKVCRTSKPNSLMDYEEEIGEYDYNNPNDTSNFCPALQAADSDDDHDLIEFVGQAGVFNLTAHPEGRETQFNGVVGDIDITAYGELNLVAEPQKVNKIVIPYAKTAKKMDVKRLKTETWNLLTDGQKTETVTEKGDAEEEETSAVVGEKTLSGLAKDLLHRLPLVMAKNLSVPLAFLCLLHLANEKNLQLKNTEDLSDVLVKQGN
- the NCAPH gene encoding condensin complex subunit 2 isoform X1, coding for MSVRTPQRVPAAYPAPRALGTPVLAECPGNDDERERLQRRRSKAADLRLGSIDSPQAVSSPLTRQVEAWQPALPQWTNAQISDHYSTCLKLSTENKITMKNAFGLHLIDYINQILKQRNSELTNFKVAAGTLDASAKIYAMRVDVVHTDTYKVLGGLGKDSAPTENTDSPEEEHSLAPEAVKRVQTKKKHSFKTIEQNLNNINVSEANRRCEVDPMFQKTAASFDECSTAGIFLTGLRTQGCHSKLLFDLHIVPLPSSETPTLPNSDPVNVTDLKPLLAQCVEKLPICSSLAGFQFTKWDIESHDESVSALLDKFKKSDLAFDINAEVDSDVEDCAAPLPDDDFSCNSPRSTGADKAVELTGKLTSFGTVCNSKITDVISLGDGDIETMCHHLSMKPGEYSYFSPRTLSMWAGPEHWRFKPRHKSDADSEKETKKRSAKTAFEINFDEDIDFDAHFRRTKAVVTLAKSILEGQNVRSTTLPPDFNYDPNNMVQLFLKPSVKVCRTSKPNSLMDYEEEIGEYDYNNPNDTSNFCPALQAADSDDDHDLIEFVGQAGVFNLTAHPEGRETQFNGVVGDIDITAYGELNLVAEPQKVNKIVIPYAKTAKKMDVKRLKTETWNLLTDGQKTETVTEKGDAEEEETSAVVGEKTLSGLAKDLLHRLPLVMAKNLSVPLAFLCLLHLANEKNLQLKNTEDLSDVLVKQGN